A single region of the Globicephala melas chromosome 12, mGloMel1.2, whole genome shotgun sequence genome encodes:
- the ZNF514 gene encoding zinc finger protein 514, with the protein MPGVTQLAPRSLNPGRTAGTRPEDRDLDLVKGHRPLAPAMDSTASVLPSQDPVLPPERCPGEKGTASLSLKARPQDLMTFEDVAVELTPWEWGQLDPTQKDVYREVMLENFKNLASLGFPMSKPYVICRLEEGEEPCILEREISTGAPADWERRHQAKESMLSQGISKEELFQIASVEKDIRDELWSSKLKATCGCDDQLEMHPKKQERHLKEMSLTHKYTTTLRRDHEWSEFGTSLGLRSVPVNQHSVLMGEGYYKCDTDFRETSGRNNSQRTHPGKKSCKCNECGKLFHFQSELRRHQRCHTGEKPYECSECGRAFGHISSLIKHQRTHTGEKPYECSECGRAFSQSSSLVLHYRFHTGEKPYKCNECGRAFGHTSSLIKHQRTHTGEKPYECRECGRTFSQSSSLIVHYRFHTGEKPYKCNRCGRAFSQSSSLTQHYRFHTGEKPYKCNECGRAFAHTASLIKHQKSHAGKKTL; encoded by the exons TTCTCCCTTCTCAGGACCCTGTTCTTCCTCCAGAGAGATGcccaggagaaaagggaacagccAGCTTATCCCTGAAAGCCAGGCCccag GACCTGATGACATTTGAGGATGTGGCTGTGGAACTCACCCCGTGGGAGTGGGGGCAGCTGGACCCTACTCAGAAGGACGTGTACCGGGAAGTGATGCTAGAGAATTTCAAGAACCTGGCCTCCCTGG GGTTTCCAATGTCCAAACCGTATGTGATCTGCCGgttggaggaaggggaagagccCTGTATTTTGGAGAGAGAAATCTCAACAGGTGCCCCCGCAG actgGGAGAGAAGGCATCAAGCCAAGGAATCAATGCTAAGTCAGGGAATTTCCAAAGAAGAATTATTCCAGATAGCATCAGTGGAAAAAGACATTAGAGATGAACTCTGGTCCTCCAAACTGAAAGCAACTTGTGGTTGTGATGACCAGTTAGAGATGCATCCAAAAAAGCAGGAGAGACATCTGAAAGAAATGTCACTCACTCACAAATATACTACCACCCTTAGGAGAGATCATGAGTGGAGTGAATTTGGGACAAGTTTGGGTTTAAGATCAGTCCCTGTTAACCAACACAGTGTTCTCATGGGAGAAGGATACTATAAATGTGATACAGATTTCAGAGAGACTTCAGGGAGAAATAACTCTCAGAGAACCCATCCAGGGAAGAAATCTTGTAAATGCAATGAATGTGGGAAGTTGTTCCATTTCCAGTCAGAACTTAGGCGCCATCAGAGATGtcacactggagaaaagccctatgagtgcagtgaatgtggaagAGCCTTTGGTCATATTTCATCCCTTATTAAACATCAGAGAACTCATACTGGAGAAAAGCCCTATGAATGCAGCGAATGTGGGAGAGCCTTTAGCCAGAGTTCATCTCTTGTTCTACATTATAGatttcatactggagagaaaccctacaaatgtaatgagtgtggaAGGGCCTTTGGCCATACTTCATCCCTTATTAAACACCAGAGAACtcacactggagaaaagccctATGAATGCAGAGAATGTGGGAGAACCTTCAGCCAGAGTTCCTCTCTCATTGTACATTACAGAtttcatacaggagagaaaccctacaaATGTAATAGATGTGGGAGAGCCTTCAGCCAGAGTTCCTCTCTCACTCAACATTATAGATTTCACACcggagagaaaccctataaatgtaACGAATGTGGAAGAGCCTTTGCTCACACTGCATCCCTTATTAAACATCAGAAAAGTCATGCTGGGAAAAAAACCCTATGA